One Actinomycetota bacterium genomic window carries:
- a CDS encoding MTAP family purine nucleoside phosphorylase, with product MIGIITGSGLYDLPGLEKAETKSVETPYGQAGVVVGVLDGREVAFIARHGANHDYLSNLINHRANIYALRELGARAIVATSVMGVVDGSLELAHVLLFDDLYFPDNRLPGGESCTFFTEAGQPRRGHYMFGSPFSAAMASIALRAAGDIGISVVGGGTYGHVNGPRFNSKAEIRRLQVAGVTAISQTCGPEAVLAGELEIPYLLVGFGIDYANGVSREPTPIETLDRNLNLASKVMPELITGTVALLGPENIPFEGFVYRFE from the coding sequence ATGATTGGGATTATCACCGGCTCGGGACTCTACGATTTACCTGGGCTCGAAAAGGCTGAGACGAAAAGCGTAGAGACGCCTTACGGCCAGGCCGGTGTCGTCGTCGGCGTATTGGATGGGCGCGAGGTCGCCTTTATCGCCCGGCACGGCGCCAATCACGATTATCTGTCGAACCTAATCAACCATCGCGCCAACATCTACGCTCTGCGAGAGTTGGGCGCGCGCGCCATAGTCGCTACCTCGGTGATGGGCGTCGTCGACGGCTCGCTCGAATTGGCGCATGTACTTCTCTTCGACGACCTCTATTTTCCCGACAACCGCCTGCCCGGCGGCGAAAGCTGCACGTTCTTTACCGAAGCGGGGCAGCCGCGGCGCGGACACTACATGTTCGGTTCGCCGTTTTCAGCGGCTATGGCTTCTATTGCTTTGCGGGCGGCGGGCGACATCGGGATAAGCGTGGTTGGAGGCGGCACATACGGACACGTCAACGGCCCGCGTTTCAACTCAAAAGCCGAGATACGCCGGCTCCAGGTAGCGGGCGTGACCGCGATTAGCCAGACCTGCGGCCCCGAGGCGGTACTCGCGGGCGAACTCGAAATTCCCTATCTGCTCGTCGGCTTCGGCATCGACTACGCCAACGGTGTAAGCCGCGAGCCTACACCCATCGAGACCTTGGACCGGAACCTCAATCTTGCCTCAAAGGTCATGCCGGAGCTGATAACAGGCACGGTCGCCCTCCTCGGCCCCGAGAATATCCCCTTCGAGGGGTTTGTCTACCGATTCGAATAG
- a CDS encoding nodulation protein NfeD: MLKPVSLALIIVALFALAAPAQNGNRVILADVEGIIDPAVAEYVNTSLATAKRERAEALLIRMDTPGGLDTSMRLIIKDIFASEIPVIVYVAPTGSRAASAGTFITMAAHVAAMAPGTNIGAAHPVNIAGDMPEDVAEKAENDAVAYIRGIAKQTGRNQDWAEDAVRKSVSVTAENALELNVIDHVSPSVEALLDTIDGTSVKTAAGRMTLKTKNADVVEDPMSFRQRVLHTLANPNVAYLLLMLGFYGLIYEFANPGFGLSGVGGAIFIVLGLYSMQVLPVNYAGLILIILGVALLIGEAFNPGFGVLGVGGIIAMTVGSFILFESPVPGLRVSPYIIVPTVAATAGFILIAMRMALRAQKRPPTTGAEGMVGLVGEVRTALAPRGEVFVHGEHWSAESVEGTIGVGEEVEIVSLQGFRLKVKRHSEANNTEVT, from the coding sequence ATGTTGAAGCCGGTAAGCCTGGCGCTCATCATCGTCGCCCTCTTCGCGCTCGCCGCGCCGGCGCAAAACGGCAACCGGGTGATTCTCGCGGATGTCGAAGGCATTATCGACCCGGCCGTCGCCGAATACGTAAACACCTCGTTGGCCACGGCCAAGCGCGAGCGGGCTGAGGCGCTCCTCATACGCATGGATACGCCGGGCGGGCTCGACACGTCGATGCGCTTGATCATTAAAGACATCTTTGCCAGCGAAATTCCGGTCATCGTCTATGTCGCTCCGACGGGGTCGCGGGCGGCGTCCGCCGGTACTTTTATCACTATGGCCGCGCATGTAGCAGCCATGGCTCCCGGCACCAACATCGGCGCCGCGCACCCGGTAAATATCGCCGGCGATATGCCCGAAGATGTCGCCGAGAAGGCCGAAAACGACGCGGTGGCCTATATTCGCGGCATCGCCAAGCAAACCGGGCGCAACCAGGACTGGGCCGAAGACGCCGTGCGCAAAAGCGTCTCCGTCACAGCCGAAAACGCTCTCGAGCTGAACGTAATCGACCACGTGTCGCCGAGTGTCGAAGCCCTGCTCGACACCATCGACGGCACCTCCGTGAAAACTGCGGCGGGGCGCATGACCTTAAAGACAAAAAACGCCGATGTAGTCGAAGACCCGATGTCGTTCAGGCAACGGGTGCTGCACACGCTGGCCAACCCGAACGTCGCTTATCTCCTGCTCATGTTGGGCTTTTACGGACTCATCTACGAATTCGCCAACCCGGGCTTCGGTCTGTCGGGTGTCGGCGGCGCTATATTTATCGTCCTCGGGCTCTACTCGATGCAGGTTCTCCCCGTCAATTACGCGGGGCTGATCCTTATCATCCTCGGGGTCGCTCTTTTAATAGGGGAGGCGTTCAACCCCGGCTTCGGGGTGCTCGGCGTGGGAGGTATTATCGCTATGACCGTCGGTTCGTTCATTCTCTTCGAGTCGCCCGTCCCCGGCTTAAGAGTGTCTCCGTATATCATCGTGCCGACTGTGGCGGCAACCGCGGGCTTCATCCTCATCGCCATGCGAATGGCGTTGCGCGCGCAAAAACGGCCGCCGACCACCGGCGCCGAAGGCATGGTTGGGCTTGTCGGCGAGGTTCGAACGGCGCTCGCCCCGAGAGGCGAGGTTTTTGTCCACGGCGAGCACTGGTCGGCCGAGAGCGTCGAGGGAACAATCGGTGTCGGCGAGGAGGTTGAAATAGTCAGCTTGCAAGGTTTTCGTTTGAAGGTAAAACGCCATAGTGAGGCGAATAATACAGAGGTAACTTAG
- a CDS encoding DNA-binding protein: MDYRVGEIGRVVVARFKADEEVLNNLREIARKESIKAAVLYLVGGMQKGRMVVGPEKDELPPVPIWREINESNEVLGIGTIFWEGDEPKIHLHGAFGKRDEVKVGCLRENSEAFLVLEAVMIELKDINAVREFDPAVGLSLLKLG, encoded by the coding sequence ATGGATTACCGGGTCGGAGAAATCGGCAGGGTCGTAGTGGCCCGGTTCAAGGCAGATGAAGAAGTTTTAAACAACCTCAGGGAGATTGCCCGGAAAGAGAGTATCAAGGCGGCGGTCCTCTACCTCGTCGGAGGGATGCAAAAAGGACGGATGGTGGTCGGGCCCGAAAAGGATGAGCTGCCGCCGGTTCCGATCTGGCGCGAAATAAACGAGAGCAACGAAGTCCTCGGTATCGGAACCATCTTCTGGGAGGGCGACGAGCCGAAGATACATCTTCACGGCGCCTTCGGAAAGCGCGACGAGGTAAAAGTCGGCTGCCTGCGGGAGAACTCCGAAGCGTTCCTGGTGCTGGAAGCGGTGATGATAGAGCTAAAAGATATCAACGCGGTGCGCGAGTTCGACCCGGCGGTGGGTTTGAGCCTGCTGAAGTTGGGCTAA
- the arsS gene encoding arsenosugar biosynthesis radical SAM protein ArsS (Some members of this family are selenoproteins.) codes for MRCNQACAHCHHNAGPGRSELMSAESCNKTLSFFESNDISTIELTGGAPELNPNFKDMVRSVRAMGKHAAVRSNLTVLFEDGLEGLPQFLAENRVELVCSLPCYLETNVDSQRGEGAYKKSIAALRMLNGLGYGEEGSGLPLYLVYNPGGAFLPGDQAALEADYRSNLEAMHGVTFSQLYTITNMPIGKFAKQLQADGTLDEYMSLLKESVSLRLLDNVMCRQLISVGWDGRVFDCDFNQALNLPAAGGEKRLWERSLDEIVNAPITLGEHCYGCIAGRGSSCCGILN; via the coding sequence ATGCGCTGCAACCAGGCGTGTGCCCATTGCCATCATAACGCCGGGCCGGGCCGCTCGGAGTTGATGTCGGCTGAGTCCTGCAACAAGACGCTCTCGTTTTTCGAGTCGAACGATATCTCGACGATCGAGCTTACCGGCGGGGCGCCCGAACTCAACCCTAATTTTAAAGATATGGTCAGGAGCGTGCGTGCGATGGGCAAGCATGCGGCGGTTCGTTCCAACCTGACCGTTTTATTCGAAGACGGCCTTGAGGGGTTGCCACAGTTTCTCGCCGAGAACCGGGTCGAGCTGGTCTGCTCGCTCCCCTGTTACCTCGAGACAAACGTCGATTCACAGCGGGGCGAGGGTGCATATAAGAAGAGCATCGCCGCGTTGAGGATGTTAAACGGCCTCGGTTACGGGGAGGAGGGCTCGGGCCTCCCGCTCTATCTCGTCTATAATCCCGGCGGCGCGTTTCTCCCCGGCGACCAGGCGGCGCTCGAAGCCGACTACCGCTCGAACCTCGAAGCTATGCACGGCGTCACCTTCAGCCAACTCTACACGATAACCAACATGCCGATAGGCAAATTCGCGAAACAGCTCCAGGCGGACGGCACCCTCGACGAGTACATGAGCCTGCTTAAAGAGAGCGTAAGTCTTCGTCTGCTCGATAACGTCATGTGCCGGCAGCTCATAAGCGTCGGCTGGGATGGGCGGGTCTTCGATTGCGACTTTAACCAGGCGCTGAATCTGCCGGCCGCCGGCGGGGAAAAGAGACTATGGGAGCGCTCGCTCGATGAAATTGTAAACGCGCCGATAACGCTCGGCGAGCATTGCTATGGCTGTATCGCCGGCAGGGGCAGCAGTTGCTGCGGAATTCTAAATTAA
- a CDS encoding glycosyltransferase family 2 protein, which translates to MITIIVPVLDEASALPGFLGQFEVMRDDFELILCDGGSIDGTAEIAERHGLPNLGVIHAPRGRARQMNAGALAAKAKAEANATEISMAAGTVKPAASGDVLLFLHADTYLPEGALRAIETAMRDEGLAGGRFKLRLDNPALPYRIIGAMITIRDGLFGGFTGDQAIFVRISAFEALGGFADIELCEDIDFACRLRKVGRTIRLPLYVTTGTRRWEKSGLVKTILLMWMIRILFYARVSPARLARLYADVR; encoded by the coding sequence TTGATAACAATCATCGTGCCCGTGCTCGACGAAGCGTCGGCACTCCCCGGTTTTTTGGGTCAATTCGAAGTGATGCGTGACGATTTCGAGCTTATACTTTGCGACGGTGGGAGCATCGACGGCACCGCTGAGATCGCCGAGCGCCACGGTCTGCCGAATCTCGGCGTTATCCATGCGCCGCGCGGGCGGGCCCGTCAGATGAACGCCGGCGCGTTGGCCGCTAAAGCTAAAGCCGAAGCCAACGCCACAGAGATATCGATGGCGGCGGGTACGGTTAAGCCGGCGGCTTCAGGCGACGTCTTGCTCTTTTTACATGCCGACACCTATCTGCCGGAAGGGGCGTTGCGCGCGATTGAGACGGCAATGCGTGACGAAGGGTTAGCCGGAGGGCGGTTCAAGCTTAGGCTGGACAATCCCGCGCTGCCGTATCGCATCATCGGGGCGATGATAACGATACGCGACGGCCTATTCGGCGGCTTCACAGGCGACCAGGCGATTTTTGTGCGCATCAGCGCCTTCGAGGCGCTCGGCGGCTTCGCCGATATCGAGCTTTGCGAGGACATCGATTTCGCGTGCCGTCTAAGGAAGGTCGGTAGAACGATACGGCTGCCGTTGTATGTGACCACTGGGACGAGGCGCTGGGAAAAGAGCGGGCTCGTTAAGACGATTTTGCTCATGTGGATGATACGGATACTGTTTTACGCGCGGGTGTCGCCGGCGCGGCTGGCGCGGCTCTACGCGGACGTGCGATAA
- a CDS encoding slipin family protein has protein sequence MPEIAELLGSLIPLAVIVILIVSASVRIVQEYERGVIFRLGRVIGAKGPGLFFIIPIIDKMVKIDLRTITMDVPPQDVITRDNVPVRVDAVIYFRVLDPVKAVIDVTDYIFATSQIAQTTLRSILGQAELDDLLSRRDEINQKLREIIDEATDPWGIKVSEVAVKAVDIPQSMQRAMARQAEAERERRGKIITAEGEFQASEKLAQAAEVIGRHPTAIQLRFLQSLTEIAADKNSTIIFPLPIELLKPFLDMTGGSEK, from the coding sequence ATGCCGGAAATCGCAGAGCTTCTAGGGTCGCTTATCCCATTAGCCGTTATCGTCATCCTGATAGTCTCGGCGAGTGTCAGAATCGTGCAAGAGTATGAGCGGGGCGTCATCTTCCGCCTCGGGCGCGTCATCGGCGCCAAAGGCCCCGGCCTCTTCTTTATCATCCCGATAATCGACAAGATGGTCAAAATCGACCTCAGAACAATCACGATGGATGTGCCGCCGCAGGATGTCATCACCCGCGACAACGTGCCGGTCCGCGTCGACGCGGTCATCTACTTTCGCGTCCTCGACCCGGTGAAGGCGGTCATCGATGTAACCGATTACATCTTCGCGACCTCACAAATCGCCCAGACGACCCTGCGAAGCATCCTCGGACAGGCCGAACTCGACGACCTGCTCTCACGCCGCGACGAGATCAACCAGAAGCTGCGTGAGATCATCGACGAGGCGACCGACCCGTGGGGTATTAAGGTATCGGAAGTCGCGGTAAAAGCCGTCGACATCCCGCAGAGCATGCAGCGCGCCATGGCGCGCCAGGCCGAAGCCGAACGCGAGCGGCGCGGCAAAATAATCACCGCCGAGGGCGAGTTCCAGGCGTCGGAGAAGCTGGCGCAGGCCGCCGAAGTCATCGGCAGGCATCCGACTGCGATACAGCTGAGGTTCTTACAGAGCTTGACCGAGATAGCGGCGGATAAGAACTCGACTATTATCTTCCCGCTCCCGATAGAGCTGTTGAAGCCGTTTCTCGATATGACCGGGGGCTCGGAAAAATAG
- a CDS encoding YIP1 family protein yields the protein MEAFANIFRVTYSPTAAFERIKEKPAWWVPAIVFILASMLYAYISAPLAMDFAEQEMLRQSSQMSPEQIEQAQQMLRSPLALVITMVSTLIAAIVSILIQVGFLHLVSSMLGGSARFAVGLAAIAYANMPIVVQQLVFSTNTVFSKTLVMPGFTAMLPRDEATGILGTFLGRIDIFAIWSLVLVAFALSIIYKLSKGKAAAIVVGYWAAGTIVAIAASAIGRAVGGA from the coding sequence ATGGAAGCGTTTGCAAATATTTTTCGGGTGACATACAGCCCGACAGCGGCATTTGAGCGCATCAAAGAGAAACCGGCCTGGTGGGTTCCGGCAATTGTCTTTATCTTGGCTTCAATGCTTTATGCGTACATCAGCGCGCCGCTCGCTATGGACTTTGCCGAGCAGGAGATGCTGCGCCAATCGAGCCAGATGTCGCCCGAGCAAATCGAACAAGCGCAACAGATGCTGCGCTCCCCCTTGGCCCTGGTCATTACCATGGTCTCGACGCTGATTGCGGCGATCGTCTCGATTCTCATACAGGTCGGATTCCTTCATCTCGTCTCTTCGATGCTGGGCGGTTCCGCGCGTTTTGCGGTCGGGCTGGCGGCAATCGCATATGCGAACATGCCGATAGTCGTGCAGCAACTGGTATTTTCGACAAACACGGTCTTCAGTAAGACGCTCGTGATGCCCGGCTTTACCGCCATGCTCCCGCGCGACGAGGCCACCGGCATTCTCGGCACTTTTCTTGGCAGAATCGATATCTTCGCGATTTGGTCGCTCGTGCTAGTCGCTTTCGCCTTATCGATTATCTACAAGCTATCGAAAGGCAAAGCCGCGGCTATTGTAGTAGGCTACTGGGCTGCGGGGACCATAGTTGCGATTGCTGCGAGTGCTATAGGCAGGGCTGTCGGCGGTGCGTAG
- a CDS encoding RDD family protein produces the protein MDNSNVGPLPRIIAALIDGLLVALVLNVTFLRPNIFPGVIDIRALIVTAAFIVYEALMVFKLGTTVGKRIMGITIVDYSTQGRPTMRQCFFRPWVKLFFGIGIISNTFVAFMGILFSLLNLYKLSTDKEHRAIHDVIAGTLALRAKRQ, from the coding sequence GTGGACAACAGTAACGTCGGTCCTTTGCCGCGAATCATCGCCGCATTAATAGACGGGTTGCTCGTCGCGCTCGTTCTCAACGTCACTTTCCTGAGGCCCAACATATTTCCGGGCGTCATCGACATCCGGGCGCTCATTGTCACCGCCGCGTTTATCGTATATGAAGCGCTGATGGTCTTTAAGCTGGGCACGACTGTCGGCAAGCGCATCATGGGCATTACCATAGTCGACTACTCGACCCAGGGCAGACCGACCATGAGGCAGTGTTTTTTTCGCCCGTGGGTGAAGTTGTTTTTCGGGATAGGCATTATCAGCAACACCTTCGTCGCTTTTATGGGAATCCTCTTTTCGCTGCTTAACCTCTATAAACTCTCGACCGACAAGGAGCACCGCGCGATACACGACGTTATCGCGGGTACGCTGGCACTCAGGGCCAAACGGCAATAG
- a CDS encoding C_GCAxxG_C_C family protein — MPVKDSRSTMDGRLAPQGTASGDTEDISMPHTPSALVGERARAYFDSGYNCAQAVLLASAEVLDVDISPDTVKGMASFTGGIGYAGCICGALVGASVFAGILMADVRRPRKNKKATDASGKLHDSFKEHYKTTCCRVLRKGRDFKDKGVRSECREITANTAELLLNTLDSTKTASKPGRAFR; from the coding sequence ATGCCCGTGAAAGATTCGCGCTCGACTATGGACGGGCGGTTGGCGCCGCAAGGGACTGCCTCCGGCGACACGGAGGATATATCGATGCCCCACACGCCGAGCGCGTTGGTAGGCGAACGCGCTCGAGCGTATTTCGATAGCGGCTATAATTGCGCGCAGGCGGTTTTGCTGGCGTCGGCGGAGGTTTTGGATGTGGATATCTCGCCGGACACAGTCAAGGGGATGGCGTCGTTTACCGGCGGTATCGGTTACGCCGGATGTATCTGCGGCGCGTTGGTTGGGGCCTCGGTCTTTGCCGGGATACTAATGGCGGACGTGAGGCGACCACGAAAAAACAAGAAGGCGACCGACGCTAGCGGTAAGCTCCACGATTCGTTTAAAGAACATTACAAGACGACCTGTTGCCGGGTGTTGCGCAAAGGGCGCGACTTCAAGGATAAAGGGGTTCGCTCCGAGTGCAGGGAGATTACCGCCAATACCGCGGAGCTTCTGTTAAATACGCTCGACTCCACAAAAACGGCATCGAAACCGGGTCGTGCGTTTAGATGA
- a CDS encoding ABC transporter permease, whose product MNLFESFRLALDAIRANKMRSGLTTLGVVIGVSAVILLVSVGQGMRNYVTEQFQGIGANLILIMPGDVDFGSGQEPIFSFKLRVDHVRKLEREAVYAKEVGAAIENRGTVKFGSESRRPGVYGVMGNYNVMFNYPVERGSFITDTDVNGNRKVAVIGETVVEKLFGGADPIGRRINIEGQKFTVIGVLEPKGQSLGIDQDDIVYIPITVAQRIFGIEWVSWLAIEAIDENSIDLAVAESERILSKTLSEDDFSVMTQESLVGTLEQVFGTLTLMLGGIAGISLIVGGIGIMNIMLVSVTERTREIGIRKAVGAKTHNIMIQFIIEAATLSILGGIIGIAIGVGGSLLLRMVLPSEVTMWSIALAFAFSAAIGIFFGAYPAFKASRLSPIEALRHE is encoded by the coding sequence ATGAACTTGTTTGAGAGTTTCCGGCTGGCGCTCGATGCGATAAGGGCGAATAAAATGCGCTCGGGTCTTACCACCCTCGGCGTCGTAATCGGCGTATCCGCGGTCATCCTGCTCGTCTCCGTCGGCCAGGGTATGCGAAACTATGTCACCGAACAGTTTCAGGGTATCGGGGCAAACCTCATACTTATTATGCCGGGCGATGTCGATTTCGGCTCGGGTCAGGAACCGATTTTCAGCTTTAAACTCCGCGTCGATCACGTGCGAAAACTGGAGCGGGAGGCGGTGTACGCGAAAGAGGTCGGCGCGGCCATAGAAAACCGCGGTACGGTCAAGTTCGGCAGCGAATCGCGCCGCCCCGGGGTCTATGGGGTCATGGGAAACTACAATGTGATGTTCAATTACCCGGTCGAACGGGGCTCTTTTATCACCGATACCGATGTCAATGGAAACCGGAAGGTAGCTGTTATCGGTGAGACTGTCGTCGAAAAACTCTTCGGCGGCGCCGACCCCATCGGACGTCGAATCAACATCGAAGGGCAGAAATTCACAGTAATCGGCGTGCTGGAGCCAAAAGGCCAGTCACTCGGAATAGATCAGGACGACATCGTCTACATCCCGATTACGGTGGCCCAGCGCATTTTCGGCATCGAGTGGGTGAGCTGGCTGGCCATCGAGGCCATCGATGAGAACAGCATCGATCTCGCCGTTGCCGAAAGCGAGCGCATTCTCAGCAAGACCCTCAGTGAAGACGATTTTTCAGTTATGACGCAAGAGAGTCTTGTCGGAACACTTGAGCAGGTTTTCGGGACGCTGACGCTCATGCTCGGCGGCATTGCGGGCATATCGCTTATCGTAGGCGGCATCGGTATTATGAACATCATGCTCGTCTCGGTGACCGAGCGCACCCGCGAGATCGGTATCCGAAAAGCGGTCGGCGCAAAGACCCACAATATTATGATCCAGTTTATTATCGAAGCCGCGACTTTGAGTATCTTAGGGGGAATCATCGGCATTGCGATTGGTGTCGGGGGCTCCCTGCTCTTGCGTATGGTGCTCCCCAGCGAAGTCACTATGTGGTCCATCGCGCTCGCCTTCGCGTTCTCAGCCGCCATCGGCATATTCTTCGGCGCATACCCCGCGTTTAAAGCATCCCGCTTGAGCCCAATCGAAGCACTTAGGCATGAGTAG
- a CDS encoding efflux RND transporter periplasmic adaptor subunit, with translation MNRKIIFAVLGLIVIAAIAWWQISLSRGGETIETSTVTKDDIEIFVSAPAKVTLPSRADLSFKTGGKIAALRVKKGDTVAAGQVLAELDLTSINPQIRQAEAGLKIAQASLSKLRSGRSKGEIAVAEASVDQATTAIASARRSLKTANKIVEQSKKRAAFNVNSAEEGVYIANRQLTKAQAGARTEERNVASLQLNQAQQSLTDAQANYDKVSTLNSKMMDEANQAVSSAEATFVHANSVFASTPDTDPAYNAVKSSKLQAEAARDGARAAKERLSAQNGQSLQAAQTQVNAARKAYDTAYSQYNLATAGARSEDLQIISSQLRQAEIALQIAQMGKDDAGLEAQIDAAQGQLDTAIKSSQVAIAQLLLQKEGARAADVSAARGQIEQAQAALTGAEVIAEDAVLRAPFAGQVASVNGKVGEIAGLSAVAAATGGSGALITLINFDRLELSADVDETEIGKVKTGQAVRVMLDAYEDKVFEGALTNISIISSKNATGGTIFTVTIVANPVKELFREGMGGDVDIIAESKKDVITIPFDAVKLDGKKASVFVIKNGIAKKRDIKLGLTSDIAYEVVDGLKEGEVVAVGKTDLKDGDQVKVNDGGRIGQ, from the coding sequence TTGAATCGCAAAATTATATTCGCGGTGCTCGGACTAATCGTTATTGCCGCAATCGCCTGGTGGCAGATATCGCTGTCGCGTGGCGGCGAGACTATTGAGACTTCGACAGTTACCAAGGACGACATAGAGATATTTGTTTCGGCGCCCGCCAAAGTGACGCTCCCGAGCCGCGCCGACTTGAGTTTTAAGACCGGCGGAAAAATCGCCGCTCTGCGCGTAAAGAAGGGCGACACGGTCGCCGCCGGCCAGGTTCTGGCCGAACTCGATTTGACCTCCATAAACCCGCAGATACGACAAGCCGAGGCCGGCCTCAAAATTGCACAAGCCAGCCTCAGCAAGCTGCGCTCCGGTCGCAGTAAAGGCGAGATAGCGGTAGCGGAGGCCTCCGTCGACCAGGCGACCACCGCCATTGCGAGCGCGCGCCGCAGCTTGAAGACCGCCAACAAAATAGTAGAGCAGAGCAAGAAAAGGGCGGCGTTCAATGTCAACAGCGCCGAAGAAGGCGTCTATATCGCGAACAGACAGTTGACGAAAGCCCAGGCGGGCGCGCGCACCGAAGAGAGGAATGTGGCAAGTTTGCAATTGAACCAGGCCCAGCAGTCACTCACTGACGCTCAGGCCAATTACGATAAAGTAAGCACTCTCAACTCAAAGATGATGGACGAAGCAAACCAGGCCGTATCGTCGGCGGAGGCGACGTTTGTGCATGCCAATAGCGTCTTCGCAAGCACGCCCGATACCGACCCCGCATACAACGCGGTAAAGTCGAGCAAACTGCAGGCCGAGGCCGCGCGCGACGGCGCAAGGGCCGCGAAGGAGCGCCTTAGCGCTCAGAACGGCCAATCTCTGCAGGCAGCTCAGACGCAGGTTAATGCCGCTCGGAAAGCTTACGATACCGCGTATTCCCAATATAACCTGGCGACAGCCGGTGCTCGAAGCGAAGACCTCCAAATAATCTCGAGCCAGCTTCGCCAAGCCGAAATAGCGCTCCAGATAGCCCAGATGGGTAAAGACGACGCCGGCCTCGAAGCGCAAATCGACGCCGCGCAAGGGCAGCTCGATACGGCCATAAAGAGCAGCCAGGTTGCGATAGCCCAGCTCCTGCTGCAAAAAGAGGGCGCGCGCGCCGCGGATGTTTCGGCGGCGCGGGGGCAGATAGAGCAGGCTCAGGCCGCGCTGACCGGCGCGGAGGTCATCGCGGAAGACGCTGTGTTACGAGCGCCGTTTGCGGGGCAGGTCGCTTCGGTAAACGGTAAAGTGGGTGAGATAGCGGGGCTTAGTGCGGTTGCGGCCGCCACCGGCGGGTCGGGTGCGCTTATCACTTTAATAAACTTTGATAGGTTAGAACTATCGGCGGACGTTGATGAGACGGAAATCGGCAAGGTCAAGACAGGTCAAGCGGTACGCGTTATGCTCGATGCCTACGAGGATAAGGTCTTCGAAGGCGCGCTCACCAATATATCGATAATATCGTCGAAGAACGCGACCGGTGGGACCATCTTCACCGTCACCATAGTCGCCAACCCCGTGAAGGAGTTGTTTAGGGAGGGCATGGGGGGCGATGTGGATATAATCGCAGAGAGCAAAAAGGATGTCATAACCATTCCGTTTGACGCCGTCAAGCTCGACGGCAAGAAGGCGAGTGTGTTCGTCATAAAGAACGGGATCGCCAAAAAGCGCGATATCAAGCTGGGACTGACTTCGGATATCGCTTATGAGGTGGTCGACGGATTAAAAGAGGGCGAGGTCGTGGCCGTCGGAAAGACCGACCTGAAAGACGGCGACCAGGTTAAAGTAAACGACGGTGGACGGATCGGGCAATGA
- a CDS encoding ABC transporter ATP-binding protein, which yields MTIEVKDLYKIYSLEGVEIHAVNGITLTIEDGEFVSIMGQSGSGKSTLMHIIGCLDKPTSGSAKIDGQEITDLTENELADFRLDKIGFVFQTFNLMPRASALKNVELPLIYAGVSRAERRERAVKMLESVGLGDRLGSRPTQLSGGQQQRVAIARALINDPKIIFADEPTGNLDSKSGTEIMAILDSLHRQGKTVILVTHEAEVAEHANRLIRLLDGKVIEDGPIKANNTGGKRKNELV from the coding sequence ATGACGATAGAGGTAAAAGACCTTTACAAGATATATTCTCTCGAAGGCGTCGAGATACACGCGGTAAACGGGATAACGTTGACTATAGAAGACGGCGAATTCGTCTCGATTATGGGACAATCGGGCTCGGGCAAATCGACCTTGATGCATATCATAGGATGTCTCGACAAGCCGACCAGCGGCTCGGCCAAGATAGACGGGCAAGAGATAACAGACCTTACCGAGAATGAGCTGGCCGACTTCAGGCTCGACAAAATAGGTTTTGTCTTTCAAACCTTCAACCTCATGCCGCGCGCGTCCGCGCTAAAAAACGTCGAACTGCCGCTTATATACGCCGGCGTGAGCCGCGCGGAACGGCGCGAGCGCGCCGTCAAGATGCTCGAGTCGGTGGGCCTCGGCGACCGCCTCGGCAGTCGTCCCACCCAGCTCTCCGGCGGCCAGCAACAGCGGGTCGCAATCGCGCGCGCTTTGATAAACGACCCGAAAATAATCTTTGCGGACGAGCCGACCGGCAACCTCGACTCCAAATCCGGCACCGAGATAATGGCCATACTCGATTCGCTTCACAGGCAGGGCAAGACGGTCATCCTCGTCACGCACGAGGCCGAGGTGGCCGAGCACGCGAACCGGCTAATCCGTCTACTCGACGGCAAGGTCATCGAAGACGGCCCCATTAAAGCCAACAACACAGGTGGGAAGCGTAAAAATGAACTTGTTTGA